A single Lactuca sativa cultivar Salinas chromosome 8, Lsat_Salinas_v11, whole genome shotgun sequence DNA region contains:
- the LOC111914997 gene encoding rac-like GTP-binding protein RAC2 yields FIKCVIVGDIAMGKTCKLISYTRNNFPTDYVPTVFDNLSANVVVGETTVNLGLWDTTCQEDYNRLRPLSYRGTYLFLLAFSLISRPSYENISFS; encoded by the exons TTCATCAAGTGCGTCATTGTCGGCGACATCGCCATGGGAAAGACGTGCAAGCTCATATCCTACACCAGAAATAACTTCCCCACC GATTATGTTCCTACTGTGTTTGATAACCTCAGCGCTAATGTGGTTGTTGGTGAAACCACTGTTAATCTCGGCCTTTGGGATACTACAT GTCAGGAGGATTATAATAGACTAAGACCACTGAGTTACAGAGGAACATATCTCTTTTTATTAGCTTTCTCTCTTATCAGCAGACCTAGCTATGAAAACATTTCGTTTTCTTAG